Genomic DNA from Prunus persica cultivar Lovell chromosome G1, Prunus_persica_NCBIv2, whole genome shotgun sequence:
TAGTTTGTTGCAAAACTCGTTATTTACTGGCTGTCTTCTGATCAGGACTCTGCTGTTTCCTTCATGCTATTTCTTAGGCACTGGATAAAAGATGGAATActtgttttgattttcattgTAAGATACACAGCATGAAGAATGTCCTATTTACTTGGGTGTTCCCTCTGGACTGTCGTATGGAGATTAACAATTTTCTTTATAAGGAAAACCTACACCCTTCTGCGCCAGTTATGCAATGAAGAGGATTGTTGTGTTTCTGTCTTTGTTAGAAGCATACATCGTGTTTCCTCATTGTTCACATCATTGGTTTGAAACTAGTGAAAAGTGTTCTGTAATTGTTGTTTGAAGTTTTGTTGTTTACACTGTAATTGGGTTATGACTCTTTCGTGCTGCTTTTTAAGTTAATCTCATTGGTCAAGTTTGATGAGTAGTACATACATAAATGGTCAAGATTGAAAAATGACTTGTATGCCGTTCATTTTTCAAGAAATGTATATTCATACATACACAGACACAGAAATACACAATAAAACACTTCTGATTTGCTTATTTGCCAAAAGCCTTTATGTTTTTGAGTTCTGGTAACAATTTTCTAACATCTTTTCAGGTTCTGAATTCTTCTGACAAATCAAAGCCCAAAACAGCAGCCAGAACTGGTGAAATGAACGTACCTGCCAAGGGTGGACAACAGCAGCAACCCTCTCAATTGCACCACGCCAATCAATCTCTTCGTGGTGGTCCGGTCAAGTCTGATCCTCCAAAGACATCTCATGGGAAGTTCCTGGTCCTTAAACCAGTATGGGAAAATGGTGTCTCCTCTTCCCCGAAGGATGTTACTAGCCCTACAAATAATGCCAGCAGAGTAGCAAATAGCCCACTTGTTGTTGCTCCTGCAGTTGCATCTGCTCCTCTAAGGAGCCCCAACAACCCAAAGCTTTCGCCTGTGGAGCGCAAGGTAGCTGCCTTGGATCTGAAATCTGGATCCACATTGGAAAAGAGACCTTCTCTGTCTCAAGTCCAGAGCCggaatgattttttcaatctcttgaagaagaaaacctCAATGAACAGTTCAATTACTCTCCCAGATTCAGGCCCTATCATTTCATCTCCCACTATGGAGAAATCAGGTGAACTAACTGGGGAAGTATTCAGTGATCCTGCGAGCCCTCACGCTATTGAAAATGGTGGTGAGGTGACTGTGAATGGTGATAGCTCTGAAGAGGTTCAGAGGTTTTCTGATACTGGCCCTAGTGTGGCAGTTTATCCTGATGAGGAAGAGGCTCGTTTCCTTCGATCTCTTGGATGGGATGATAACCCTTGTGATGATGGCGGTCTTACAGAAGAAGAGATAAGTGCATTTTATGACCAGGTACAGAACTCTTCCTTCGCTCCACTAAGGGTTTTGATCCGAAGATCAGCAGTTCAACCTGTTGATAGTACGTACTAAGCTCTCaactaaatttaaataattgtgTCCAAGGAACAAAATAGGTGCAATGCTTTGTAGTTGGTTATTATTTCTGTATTAAATTCCTTGAtaatagaaaaatataatgtttTTTACTATTTAGTCTTGTTTTGAACTCTTAGTATAGATCTATATAAGTTGGTGCTTTTGGAGTTGGTTATTAATGTCACTATTTGCTATGTGCCAAATAGGTTTCTGCAGTTGAACATATTCTGTTTAACAATTTGctaatgtatttttattgaCTCTTTGTGTGTGCTCTTTTGTATGCAGGTCCTGAAATCAAGGCCATCTCTGAAACTTTGCCGAGGCATGCAGCCAAAGCTTTCTACGCTGTCTGAATCTCGGGCAACTAATTTGGGCGGGGCTCGCTCTGACTTGAGCTCATCTGACTCTGGGTCTGaagcttgattttctttttcctcacACATAGATCcaagaattttcaatttttttgatggcAGATGGTTagtctcttttctcttttgttttggaaaaaaaaaaaaaagaagctgatGAGTTTGGTATGAAAGAAGAGACTGAGTTTCGGTTACAACTCTGCATTCTGCAAATAGTGCAATAAGTTACAGGTGCCCCCGATCCTGTCTGCCtaaaatggtttttgtttaggtttaaaattttatgggGGAGGGGTAGGGTAGGGGCTATTTTGTCTGCAGTGGAAGAAGAATGAGAAATTGATATTTTGGTGTATTTTGGtcctttttcttcctctttttttcttttttcttttttttcttcaggaGGTTTTCATTCTACAAGAAAAAAGCTTATGAtgtttttggtcaattttacggaaaagaagaaatcaaaaaggtttatttttagttttagttcaTCTTGGTATGAATGTTTTTGCATAGTCATtcattaatatttttgttagATCAGTTCATGTTATTATTTGATGGCCCTAATTACGTATGAATAATGGAAATAGAAGAAATGTATTcaagattttattttccaatctGAGGTCGTAATTACAAAAGTGAGCAAATAAACTCGAGCAAGGTTAGATATATAATCAACAAGTTTTGCACTTGCCAACGCAAATCCactttaaaaactaaaacaagtCAAACTAAACGCCTgccaaaaaagagaaggatgagagaaaaaaataagagaaggatgagagaaaaaaataaagcctACAATTGGTAAAATCACAAATAAGAATGTTTGGAAATTGGATATTCAAAATAGAAGAATTTGGGTGTGTTTACACAGGTGAATTAGGTAGAAGGTACTTTCAGTGCTTTTTGGGAGAATTACATCGCTTCTAACAAAGTTTTCGTAGCAAGCTTGAACCTTAAAACTCTACTCGTTCCATATGACTTGAGTTCTGTTTTATGTTCAACAAAAATACTATTAGCACAAGTGTTTTATACAAAAGCagttcaaaattaatttaaggACACGTTTGTAACTACTTCTCTAAGAAGCACTTATCCTTTTATAAAAAACAGTGACCACaaacaagatgcaatcataggactgattttcttttttcggcCTACAAGGTCTGGCGGGAAACGCAACACTTTAGGCTTATTATATCATAAAAAATAGCGTTAGGTACTacatcattttccttttgctttttaattcaaaaagtGGGGAGAAGGAGAGCAGAAAATACATAGAATATTATGAAGGCAAATCAAAAACGGTTTTCAAGTGTAGTTCTATTAGGtcttcctcctctctttctcaccTCTCTCTCATGTCTCCTCTTTCCTATCAAGATGATAACCACCCGATTGCTTACCTGACTCTTGTTGCCCACATTCCCGTCAAAACGGAATCTGACATCCGTTCTTTTCTTGACTCGCCCAGTTTTGTACAAATTGCAACATGGAAGTATGTTCTTGCATGCACCGATGCACGGTTGTGCTCCCTGTATCTATAGTTCGATTCAAAATATTAAGCACAAAATTTATGAATTGATTCCAACGCATGGCCCATGCTTGCAGAGAAGACATAACTGAATGGATCATCATGACCAAGTAATTTGATATAATCAATGTATTATCATAAGCCCTCACATCATGCGGGGTTGTGAAATAACGTAAGAAAGACAGGCAAACAAACTCAGATTTTGATAAGGCAAAAAGGCATTGCCTTAGTTTTAGCAATTTAAACAAGACTGGTGGGACAATATAAACATTTACAACGGTGAAAAATACCTTCCATATTAACTATGGAAATGGAATTCGAACCCTATCTACCATTCATCTTTCTGTCTCCTTGGTCCAACTGTTTGAAGAAGTTAAATGATACACATACACAGCCAATTCCCTCAGTTGTGAAATCCAGGTTCCAAAGGAAAAGGTACCGCTCATACATCCCTACTTACTCCGGGTGAGCAGTCCAATAAATTAGCCCACTGCAGGAAACAGAAAATGAATTAAACTGGCTTGGTAACGGTATGATATGCAGCGCGGTATGGGTTacataaaaatacattttaaAGCATTGAAAGCATTGTACTGCCTGCATGTACTTATGCACATTCATGTTCATGCATGTATGTGCATTCCATTACAGTGATGTCGCTCATCAATATGGGTGCTCCCTTGACAGCCAAGAGTAGGGTGCcagaaaatatcattatttTACATGTTCAAGACAGAAACAAATCACATTACTTATATTTTGAGACTCACATATATTAGTGgacaaattattttattataataaagCAAACCAGAAAGCCCAACAGGTGAAAGCAAAGCTATTGAGATGCATGAAGGCAAAGGAATTCAATGAGAAATGACTTAGAAATATATCCATGAGACACATACACACAAATAGAGTAAAGTACAAACAGCATGCTTATCAACAAAGAGTGGCCCCATTTATAGATCTCAAATACATAAGGGGTGGGGGCGGGGCTCCATAAAAGCAACTTTACCTGATCAACACAAAAACTGATTGCAAGACACCAGCAACTCCTGTCCACACTGGAGGACCAGTTGTCACAAGTGAATCCTGTATTAGCAAACCCACCGATGCCGCTAGAGATACAAAGGCTACAACATAGGCAATGAACAGCCAAAGCTTCAACCTGTTGCAATTCAGAGAAGGATTAGTTTATAACCAATTTCAGGAACAATCAAACAGAAAGAACATCAAATTCTCATAATCCATAGCTTCAAATGATCAAATGAGACAGACCTTACAATCCTGAGCTCAATATCAAGCTCACAGATATGCATAACAATGTGTTTACAGCTTTACATTCAATGGCCAAATATTAAATCATCTAACTAATCATATCATTATCTTATTGCTTGATTTACAATGGTTAAATCATCTAAGCAAACTAAATTAAGCGAATTGCATACACAAATCAAAATCGCAGAAAACAGTCGCATTGAAACTAAATAAGAAGGACCCATGTTCAATTTTAAGCTGTGCAAAAAGAGCAAAACTACAATTGCTCACCTCCACTCGCTCTCTTCGTACGGAGAGTAATCAATGTCTTCCTTTTTAACGCAATTGAACATCAACGCCGCCAAAGATGCAAATATGCCTGCAAAAACCACCaatcacacacacaaataaaaaaaccctagaaacCGAAAACATGCAAAAAGATTGATCAAATTGGGTCGGGTCGGGTCGGACCAGGGAGGTAGTGGACGAAGGAGACCTTGACGGAGCTGCAAACGACGGCGTCGACCCAGAACCACCAACCGGCTCCGAACACGGCTCCGGCTACGCCTGGCCCGAAGATCGCCCAAAGCTCCGACACATCCATATGAAACGACGCCGCTTGAACTTGCTTCGGTGGTTATTGGTTCGCGAAGACAAACCGGATCGGGTGCCGTCTACCGGACTGTTCGAAAAACCCGATGGctgctttcttttttgcttttcgtCAACTGTGAATTGCTCTCCACTCTGTTTCTAGTCGATGCTTGAAGCTTCCgttttgtcttttgtttttcttttttgctttcttgGGGAAATGTTAATAATTATGCTTTTAATCCTTGTATTTAGTGgaattaattcttttttacttcATGATActgtataaataaatttggatAAATTAAAATCTAAAATTCGGCAAAACTAAATTCCACGAATGGCCGCGCACATGTTCTACCAAACATAAGTGTCACGCACGTGCATGTGCcaccaaattttaaaaaaacatgcGAAGTATATAGAATAATGGAAATTACTCCTCGTCGTCAATTTAATTCCCGATTTTGCTTGTcttaaattacaaattataatataaaattcacgtgtttttttttaatctatatatataaagccaaATATagagaattgtgaaacattcaaaatattaaaaaataattttagttaattcaaatattaagaattaaaattattaattaaataataaaaatataaatttaaagatTTTCATCTCTTTTATTCATGTGACTTGGACTAAAACTCATCGATACTAATAATTACATCGTGATCGATAAAGTCTATTGTAGCGTTATTTAGTTAATCCACATTATACATGCGCTCAAACAAATTCAACTCACTAACAATCAAATTTTGACAcgtaattttgtaattttaattaagttCATATTATGTGTGCAATTATTACTTTTgttattatcttttatttgttttagaacGTGTTGAAGAGTTGAGATATTGCGTTTGTTTGCATTTGTCTTTTATCAAAACTTGATGttcattttcaaattcttATATAGTAAGGATTTGAAAACGTTTTAGATTAATTAGAGATATTGTATTTGTTCACATTTGCCTTTCATCATAACTTAATTTTCGAGTTCTTATATAGTAAAGGCTTTAAAACGTTTTAGATTAGTTTATATTAAAGCTTGTTGTATGTTTTTCGTTTAATGGTTGTATT
This window encodes:
- the LOC18788543 gene encoding transmembrane protein 50 homolog, producing the protein MDVSELWAIFGPGVAGAVFGAGWWFWVDAVVCSSVKVSFVHYLPGIFASLAALMFNCVKKEDIDYSPYEESEWRLKLWLFIAYVVAFVSLAASVGLLIQDSLVTTGPPVWTGVAGVLQSVFVLISGLIYWTAHPE